In the Setaria italica strain Yugu1 chromosome VI, Setaria_italica_v2.0, whole genome shotgun sequence genome, one interval contains:
- the LOC101781133 gene encoding uncharacterized protein LOC101781133: MAAALQPRRARLLLFLGLLLHALARGAVEAAAPFRARDVLPLLPRRLAWQLMGATAHSAVDLLPSFVGAVAPGGAPAAWRGACFAENEAVLSLTPGAGAGAVGRNGTGGGLHGNTSSGLGGAVLHLKTASPESWTCMDLYVFATPYRIAWDYYMRSNENHTFEIKAWEEAAELEYVKQHGIAVFLMPSGMLGTLLSLIDVVPLFSNTGWGQDANLAFLQKHMGTSFQKRSQPWSANIRKEDVHSGDFLALSKIRGRWGGFQTLEKWVTGAFAGHTAVFLKDENGTLWVAESGYENKKGDEIISMTPWDEWWGMALKDDSNPQIALLPLHPDVRARFNESAAWDFARSMYGKPYGYHNMIFSWIDTMSDNYPPPLDANLVMAIMSMWTRLQPHYASNMWNEALNKRLGTEKLDLHGIITETERRGLSFNQLLTIPERDDWEYSDGKSTTCVAFILSMYKAAGVFAPFTESIQVTEFTIRDAYMLKVFEDNQTRLPGWCNAAADRLPFCQILGEYKMDLPEYNTIEPYANMNENCPSAPPTYSRPARC; encoded by the exons ATGGCGGCGGCTCTGCAGCCACGGCGGGCGCGGCTCCTCCTTTTCCTCGGGCTGCTGCTCCACGCCCTGGCGCGTGGGgccgtcgaggcggcggcgccgttccGGGCGAGGGACGTGCTGCCGCTGCTACCGCGGCGGCTGGCGTGGCAGCTCATGGGCGCCACGGCGCACAGCGCCGTCGACCTGCTCCCGTCCTTCGTCGGCGCCGTCGCGCCCGGCGGGGCACCGGCGGCCTGGCGTGGCGCGTGCTTCGCGGAGAACGAGGCCGTCCTCAGCCTcacccccggcgccggcgccggcgcggttGGCCGCAACGGGACCGGCGGGGGACTCCACGGCAACACCAGCtccggcctcggcggcgccgtcctccACCTCAAG ACTGCTTCACCTGAGAGCTGGACATGTATGGATCTGTATGTGTTTGCAACTCCATACAGGATAGCCTGGGATTACTATATGAGATCAAATGAAAATCACACCTTTGAGATTAAGGCATGGGAGGAAGCAGCAGAACTGGAATAT GTAAAGCAGCATGGCATTGCCGTCTTTCTCATGCCATCTGGAATGCTTGGGACGTTGTTATCCTTGATTGATGTCGTACCCCTGTTTTCAAACACCGGTTGGGGTCAGGATGCAAACTTGGCATTTCTCCAGAAGCATATGGGAACTTCATTTCAGAAACGTTCTCAGCCCTGGTCTGCGAATATAAGAAAAGAAGATGTACATTCGGGTGACTTTTTGGCCCTTTCAAAAATCCGAGGACGATGGGGTGGATTTCAGACATTGGAGAAATGGGTGACCGGTGCATTTGCTGGGCACACTGCAGTTTTCTTGAAAGATGAGAATGGCACCCTCTGGGTTGCAGAATCCGGCTATGAAAACAAAAAG GGTGATGAAATCATTAGTATGACTCCATGGGATGAATGGTGGGGAATGGCACTTAAAGACGATTCAAATCCTCAGATAGCACTTCTGCCATTGCATCCAGATGTACGGGCCAGATTCAACGAAAGTGCTGCGTGGGATTTTGCCAGAAGCATGTACGGAAAACCCTATGGATATCATAATATGATATTTAGTTGGATTGACACAATGTCAGACAATTATCCGCCTCCCCTTGATGCTAACCTG GTAATGGCTATTATGTCAATGTGGACCAGATTGCAACCACACTATGCTTCTAACATGTGGAACGAAGCCCTTAATAAACGACTTGGGACCGAG AAATTGGACCTTCACGGGATCATTACAGAGACCGAAAGACGTGGCTTGTCTTTCAACCAGCTGCTCACCATACCCGAGCGAGACGACTGGGAATACAGCGATGGCAAATCGACGACGTGCGTGGCCTTCATCCTTTCGATGTACAAGGCGGCTGGCGTGTTCGCTCCTTTCACGGAGTCGATCCAGGTGACAGAATTCACT ATCCGGGACGCGTACATGCTGAAGGTCTTCGAGGACAACCAGACGCGGCTGCCGGGGTGGTGCAACGCGGCGGCGGACAGGCTCCCCTTCTGCCAGATCCTGGGGGAGTACAAGATGGACCTGCCGGAGTACAACACCATCGAGCCctacgccaacatgaacgagaACTGCCCGTCCGCGCCGCCCACCTACAGCCGCCCGGCGCGATGCTGA
- the LOC101780729 gene encoding betaine aldehyde dehydrogenase 2 gives MAAPATVPLRQLFVDGEWRAPAQGRRLPVINPATEAQIGEIPAGTAEDVEAAVAAARAALRRNRGRDWARAPGAVRAKYLRAIAAKIIERKPELAKLEALDCGKPYDEAAWDMDDVAGCFEYFADQAEALDKRQNSPVTLPMETFKCHLRREPIGVVGLITPWNYPLLMATWKVAPALAAGCTAVLKPSELSSVTCLELGDVCKEVGLPSGVLNIVTGLGPDAGAPLAAHPDVDKVSFTGSFETGKKIMAAAAPMVKPVTLELGGKSPIVVFDDVDIEKAVEWTLFGCFWTNGQICSATSRLLVHTKIAKEFKERMVAWSKNIKVSDPLEDGCRLGPVVSEGQYEKIKKFISNAKSEGATILTGGVRPAHLEKGYYLEPTIITDVSTSMEIWREEVFGPVLCVYEFSTEDEAIELSNDTHYGLAGAVISNDRERCQRLAEEIDAGCIWVNCSQPCFFHAPWGGNKRSGFGRELGEGGIDNYLNIKQVTEYLSDEPWGWYPAPAKM, from the exons AtggccgcgccggcgacggTCCCGCTGCGGCAGCTCTTCGTCGACGGGGAGTGGCGCGCGCCCGCGCAGGGCCGGCGCCTCCCCGTCATCAACCCCGCAACCGAGGCCCAGATCGGTGAGATCCCGGCGGGCACGGCGGAGGACGTGGAGGCCGCTGTGGCCGCCGCGCGGGCGGCGCTCAGGAGGAACCGCGGCCGCGACTGGGCGCGCGCGCCGGGGGCCGTCCGGGCCAAGTACCtccgcgccatcgccgccaag ATAATCGAGAGGAAACCTGAGCTGGCTAAGCTAGAGGCGCTTGATTGTGGGAAGCCTTATGACGAAGCAGCATGGGACATG GATGATGTTGCTGGCTGCTTTGAGTACTTCGCGGATCAGGCGGAAGCCTTGGACAAAAGGCAAAATTCACCAGTTACCCTTCCGATGGAAACTTTTAAATGCCATCTTCGGAGAGAGCCTATCGGAGTTGTTGGGCTTATCACTCCTTG GAACTATCCGCTCCTGATGGCTACATGGAAGGTAGCTCCTGCTCTGGCTGCTGGTTGTACAGCTGTGTTGAAGCCATCTGAACTGTCATCTGT GACTTGCTTAGAGCTTGGTGATGTCTGTAAAGAAGTCGGTCTTCCTTCTGGTGTCTTGAACATTGTGACTGGTTTAGGTCCTGATGCTGGTGCTCCTTTGGCAGCGCACCCAGATGTTGACAAG GTCTCTTTTACTGGGAGTTTTGAAACTGGTAAGAAGATTATGGCAGCTGCAGCTCCTATGGTCAAG CCTGTTACACTGGAACTTGGTGGAAAAAGTCCTATAGTAGTATTTGATGATGTTGACATTGAAAAAG CTGTTGAATGGACTCTGTTTGGGTGCTTTTGGACTAATGGTCAGATTTGCAGTGCAACATCTCGTCTTCTTGTCCAT ACAAAAATTGCCAAAGAGTTTAAGGAGAGGATGGTTGCATGGTCCAAAAATATTAAAGTTTCAGATCCACTTGAAGACGGTTGCAGGCTTGGACCAGTTGTTAGCGAAGGACAG TATGAGAAGATTAAGAAGTTCATATCAAATGCTAAAAGCGAAGGTGCTACTATTCTGACTGGGGGTGTTAGACCGGCG CATCTTGAGAAGGGGTACTATCTTGAACCCACAATTATTACTGATGTAAGCACATCAATGGAAATTTGGAGGGAGGAAGTCTTTGGTCCAGTCCTGTGCGTTTATGAATTTAGCACTGAAGATGAAGCCATCGAACTGTCCAACGATACACA TTATGGCTTGGCTGGTGCTGTAATTTCCAACGATCGCGAACGATGCCAGAGATTAGCTGAG GAGATCGACGCTGGATGTATCTGGGTAAACTGCTCGCAACCCTGCTTTTTCCATGCCCCATGGGGCGGGAACAAGCGCAGTGGCTTCGGACGCGAGCTCGGAGAAGG GGGCATCGATAACTACCTGAACATCAAGCAGGTCACGGAGTACCTCTCTGATGAGCCGTGGGGATGGTACCCGGCCCCCGCCAAGATGTAA